From one Candidatus Sulfotelmatobacter sp. genomic stretch:
- a CDS encoding DUF4280 domain-containing protein has translation MPMQVCMGASMMCTMGMAPSTLMVLPINRVMTDEVPDANIMDYIPLVNIMPFGMCMSPANPMVAAATAAAMGVLTPMPCIPATTSPWVPGAPTVMLGNMPTLDNTSMNMCMWAGVITFVTPGEFTVMVP, from the coding sequence ATGCCGATGCAAGTTTGCATGGGGGCATCCATGATGTGCACCATGGGGATGGCTCCAAGCACGCTCATGGTTCTGCCCATCAACCGCGTCATGACCGACGAAGTTCCTGACGCCAACATCATGGACTATATTCCGCTGGTAAACATCATGCCCTTCGGCATGTGCATGTCGCCGGCGAACCCCATGGTAGCGGCGGCTACCGCAGCCGCCATGGGCGTCCTTACTCCCATGCCCTGCATTCCGGCCACCACCTCGCCCTGGGTGCCCGGAGCTCCGACCGTAATGCTCGGCAACATGCCCACTCTCGACAATACTTCGATGAACATGTGCATGTGGGCCGGCGTCATCACTTTCGTCACTCCCGGCGAGTTCACGGTGATGGTGCCGTAG
- the tssI gene encoding type VI secretion system tip protein TssI/VgrG, producing the protein MPDDNTYTQDDRLIALDTPLGKDVLLLQQLTGYEGISRLFNYELDLLAYDNDSIAFDSIVGQKVSITIQLPDGTPRYISGYVSRFTQGDTDDRMFTHYRAQVVPWLWFLTRQADCRIFQNLAVNDIISEVFNLFDFNDFRLNLTGSYPELEYCVQYRETSFNFVSRLMEEFGIFYYFDHTTEGKHTMVLADQSSTLPACPSSPISYDTQVGGLEDAEAIDNWHVGQEVRTGKYTVTDYNFTTPSTSLLANDPTVIDLSASQPLELFDYPGLHTTKDEGDTVAKVRMQEEEAVYMVVTGTGNCRGLVSGYSFELQNHYRDDQNTNYVVTEVRHFATVGQTYTGDKEGTEEYSNNFSCIPASVTYRPARITPKPFVQGPQPALVVGKAGEEIWVDQYGRVIVQFYWDRLGQQNENSSCWIRTSQPWAGGNWGAMWIPRIGQEVLVSFLEGDPDRPVITGRVYNANQMPPYTLPDYQTRSTFMSRSSKGGGTSNYNELRFEDLKGQEQIFMNAEKDMDLRVENDSREFIGANRHLIVTTNQVEQIQTDKHLHVQGSHFEKIDTDMSLNVGGNQMESVTGNKSLNVTGDQKESVTGNVSLSVTGNQSESVTGNVSLSVTGGKDDSITMGYAMTAMSIHLSAETGIVIECPLGITLSSGANSIDIGPTGVYVTGTPFAYINSGSSPASTSDPSAGSPDSPDSPTDPNDPDTADDGSKGTKLN; encoded by the coding sequence GTGCCGGACGACAACACTTACACACAAGATGACCGTCTGATTGCCCTCGATACTCCGCTGGGAAAAGATGTGCTCCTGTTGCAGCAATTGACGGGATACGAGGGGATTTCGCGGCTCTTCAATTACGAATTGGATCTGCTGGCCTACGATAACGATTCCATTGCCTTCGACAGTATCGTCGGGCAGAAAGTCTCCATCACGATCCAGCTTCCAGATGGCACGCCGCGCTATATCAGCGGCTACGTGAGCCGTTTTACGCAAGGGGACACCGACGACCGGATGTTCACGCATTACCGCGCGCAGGTTGTCCCGTGGTTATGGTTTTTGACGCGGCAGGCGGATTGCCGTATTTTTCAGAACCTCGCGGTGAATGACATTATTAGCGAGGTGTTCAATCTTTTCGATTTCAATGATTTCCGACTCAACCTTACGGGCAGCTACCCTGAGCTCGAATATTGCGTGCAGTATCGCGAGACTTCGTTCAACTTCGTTTCGCGGCTGATGGAAGAGTTTGGCATTTTCTATTACTTCGATCACACCACGGAAGGCAAACACACGATGGTGCTCGCCGACCAATCCAGTACGCTTCCGGCGTGCCCCAGTTCGCCGATCAGTTACGACACGCAGGTCGGCGGCCTCGAAGATGCCGAAGCGATCGACAACTGGCACGTCGGGCAGGAAGTGAGGACCGGGAAATACACGGTCACCGACTATAATTTCACCACTCCTTCCACGAGCTTGCTGGCGAACGACCCGACCGTGATCGACCTCTCTGCCAGTCAACCGCTGGAACTGTTCGACTACCCTGGACTGCACACCACCAAGGATGAGGGCGACACGGTGGCCAAGGTGCGCATGCAGGAAGAGGAGGCGGTTTACATGGTGGTGACTGGGACGGGAAACTGTCGCGGCCTGGTGTCGGGCTATTCGTTCGAATTGCAGAACCACTATCGCGATGACCAGAACACCAACTACGTGGTCACCGAAGTTCGGCACTTTGCGACGGTAGGGCAAACGTACACCGGCGACAAAGAGGGGACGGAAGAATATTCCAACAATTTCAGCTGCATTCCCGCATCGGTAACTTATCGTCCCGCGCGAATAACGCCAAAGCCATTTGTGCAGGGACCGCAACCGGCGTTGGTGGTGGGAAAAGCGGGTGAGGAAATCTGGGTCGACCAATACGGGCGCGTCATCGTGCAGTTCTACTGGGACCGGTTGGGACAACAGAACGAGAACAGCTCCTGCTGGATTCGTACCTCTCAACCGTGGGCCGGCGGAAACTGGGGAGCGATGTGGATTCCGCGCATCGGACAGGAAGTGCTGGTCAGCTTTCTGGAAGGTGATCCGGACCGTCCGGTCATCACCGGACGGGTCTACAACGCGAACCAGATGCCGCCGTATACTCTGCCGGATTACCAAACGCGCAGCACCTTCATGTCGCGCAGTTCCAAAGGCGGAGGCACATCCAACTACAACGAACTTCGTTTCGAAGATCTGAAGGGGCAGGAACAGATCTTCATGAATGCCGAGAAAGATATGGACCTACGCGTGGAAAACGACTCGCGGGAATTCATTGGCGCCAACCGGCATCTCATCGTGACCACGAACCAGGTCGAGCAGATCCAGACCGACAAGCATCTGCATGTACAGGGCAGCCATTTTGAAAAGATCGACACCGATATGTCGCTGAACGTTGGCGGAAATCAGATGGAGAGCGTGACCGGCAACAAATCGCTCAACGTAACGGGCGATCAGAAAGAAAGTGTTACCGGGAATGTCTCGCTCAGTGTGACCGGCAACCAGAGCGAGAGTGTAACCGGCAATGTATCGCTGTCGGTGACAGGGGGAAAAGACGACTCCATCACTATGGGTTACGCGATGACCGCGATGAGTATCCATCTCAGTGCAGAGACGGGCATCGTGATTGAATGTCCGCTGGGAATCACGCTCAGTTCGGGCGCCAACTCTATCGACATCGGACCCACGGGCGTGTACGTCACAGGAACCCCCTTTGCTTACATCAACAGCGGTAGTTCTCCGGCCAGTACCAGTGACCCCAGCGCCGGGTCGCCGGACAGTCCTGATTCTCCGACCGATCCCAACGATCCCGATACGGCCGACGACGGCAGCAAGGGTACGAAGTTGAATTGA
- a CDS encoding LysM domain-containing protein — protein MLKPKVTKYRVVEGDCLWKIAQAQYGNPTVWPEIAEVNQLPDPDLILIGMTLRLEPVHAHRYHPHSAHPGHGAAGAAKTPHSVGTNPTPPFRLDAPNAVDSGAVPKSAKPGQTVTPAAMPQGHLQQAISMVRGTGTSLALAVLPPAVRYKFDDLAAITLSSWEVDMVLRFIGEVSLQLKGKMTEVELSQRGTLTGKLKTQYDSEFGNLLGQVKVGFNSQTKAAQLSCNLAVAAKLDGQVFVVTQFEPIPPNRLKYSYKPRGIQGEFGKITFSGTFGFELEVILKGPGAPPSAEPMPEPEPAAVPLRPRPSFWTRNLADALVVAGTAIIIVDVVKDAATFGAGTVESPLSFSAAAALFAKAAAMAP, from the coding sequence ATGCTAAAACCCAAAGTTACGAAATATAGAGTCGTCGAAGGGGATTGTCTTTGGAAGATTGCGCAGGCCCAATACGGCAATCCAACGGTGTGGCCTGAGATCGCCGAGGTCAACCAACTACCCGATCCCGACCTGATTCTGATTGGGATGACGCTTCGCCTGGAACCGGTTCACGCACACCGCTATCATCCTCACTCTGCGCATCCCGGGCACGGCGCCGCTGGCGCAGCCAAGACCCCGCATTCGGTTGGAACCAATCCCACGCCGCCGTTCCGCCTCGATGCCCCTAACGCGGTAGATTCGGGTGCCGTGCCAAAGAGCGCCAAACCCGGGCAAACCGTGACACCGGCCGCGATGCCCCAGGGGCACCTTCAGCAGGCGATCAGTATGGTGCGCGGGACAGGCACCTCCCTCGCTCTCGCGGTGCTGCCGCCCGCGGTTCGATACAAATTCGACGATTTGGCAGCCATTACGTTGTCGAGCTGGGAAGTGGATATGGTGCTACGGTTTATTGGGGAAGTGAGCCTCCAACTGAAAGGAAAGATGACGGAAGTAGAGCTCAGCCAAAGAGGAACGCTGACTGGAAAACTGAAAACCCAATACGACTCGGAGTTCGGAAATCTGTTGGGACAGGTGAAGGTTGGATTCAATTCGCAGACCAAGGCTGCACAATTGTCCTGTAACTTGGCCGTGGCTGCCAAGCTGGATGGACAAGTGTTCGTAGTCACCCAATTTGAACCGATCCCGCCCAATCGCCTGAAATATTCTTATAAGCCGCGCGGCATCCAGGGCGAATTCGGAAAAATTACCTTTAGCGGCACTTTCGGGTTCGAATTGGAAGTAATCCTCAAGGGCCCCGGCGCTCCCCCGAGCGCGGAACCAATGCCCGAGCCCGAGCCGGCAGCGGTACCCCTCCGGCCAAGGCCTAGTTTCTGGACTCGAAATCTTGCCGACGCTCTGGTGGTTGCCGGGACCGCGATCATCATTGTCGATGTGGTTAAGGATGCCGCCACATTTGGAGCCGGAACTGTGGAATCGCCGCTTTCGTTCTCCGCCGCTGCGGCGCTTTTTGCGAAAGCAGCGGCGATGGCTCCGTAA